The Paenarthrobacter aurescens region AACAAGGGCCACCTCACCCTGCCCCTGCTCGAAGCACTGGGTAAAGTGCTCGCCGTTGACCTCTACGCCCCGCTTTCCCTGCCCCCTTTCGCCAACTCCCAAATGGACGGTTTTGCGGTCCGCTCAGCAGACATCCCCGACGGCGGTGCGGAGCTCCGGGTAGCGGAGCCGGTTCCGGCAGGTGCCGCGGCGCCGGCACTGAAGCCCGGCTTTGCCGCCCCGATCATGACAGGGGCCATGATCCCGGAGGGGGCCGACGCCGTCGTGCCCATTGAAAAGGCGATTCCAAACACTTTCCCGGACCCTGCCGTAAAAGACGCCGTGGTGGAACTGCCGCCGGCGGCTCCCGGCACCTACATACGGGAGCGCGGCAGCGACATTGGGAAGGGGACCTTGGCGCTGGCCGCAGGTACCCTGATGGGGCCTGCTCAGTTGGGCTTGATGGCAGCCCTGGGACTGACAACCGTTGATATCCGGCAGCCGTGCCGTGTCCTCCTGGTTACCACCGGAGACGAAGTGGTGGAGCCGGGGCAGGACCTGACGTCCGGCAAGATTTTCGACTCCAACGGAACGTTGCTTGAAGCCTCCATGCGGCAAGCCGGCCTGGAGGTGGTCCGCGCCGGAATTTCAGATGA contains the following coding sequences:
- the glp gene encoding gephyrin-like molybdotransferase Glp encodes the protein MSVPRSVAAHHQAVVELLTGVPANKGHLTLPLLEALGKVLAVDLYAPLSLPPFANSQMDGFAVRSADIPDGGAELRVAEPVPAGAAAPALKPGFAAPIMTGAMIPEGADAVVPIEKAIPNTFPDPAVKDAVVELPPAAPGTYIRERGSDIGKGTLALAAGTLMGPAQLGLMAALGLTTVDIRQPCRVLLVTTGDEVVEPGQDLTSGKIFDSNGTLLEASMRQAGLEVVRAGISDDRPAALLAVLRRHTGTGADRVDLIVTTGGVSKGAYEVVKQAMADQPVEFLPVAMQPGGPQGLGTFDGVPFLGFPGNPVSCLISFEMFLRPALTQVLGTPAPRPVLRARLSEPLTSPEGKHQVRRGTVESNGTVRMEGGAGSHLVHALARANSLVHVPGDVTELAEGDEVEVWML